The genomic window TGGATTCCTTATTCTGTGCAGTAAATGGTGGTAAATATATACATAACTTTACTTTGAGTTCATATCATCTGCAAATTAATGGaaaagtgtaaataaattaatttaatgatACATGTTTGTTTAATTTCAGTGGAGAAACGCAAAGAGGCACATGGTGACTCTTTTGATAaacaacacaagaagaaaatagaaagagaagaagagaaactgaagaacaatAATAGAGATCTGTCTTTAgtgaaaatgaaatcagtttttgcaattggttttgcctTCACTGCTCTTTTGAGCATGTTTAATAGTATGTAAGTATCTTACATAAGAAATTTCAAATGCCTGAAATGTTTAAAGCATTCTGTAAGTCATACATGTCTGAACTTTTCATTCAGCTTTGATGGAAGAGTTGTTGCAAGATTACCTTTTGTTCCAATTTCTTGGATCCAAGGACTGTCTCACAGGAATCTGCCTGGAGATGATTACACAGAATGTTCCTTTATCTTCTTGTACATTCTTTGTACAATGTCTATTAGACAGGTAAGTTTGCTAGAACAAAATTATCTTTTCTACAATAGAACTTTACTACTGTAGTTTGAATGGAGTTTTATATGCTTCAGTtggtaatacgagggttgcccagtaaataatgccccatattttttttctccgaaataaaaaatattagaaatgtgaaactttaggtgcgagttatttgaagtttcccgcgtgtgtacgcaaagtttcaatttcctccgacagagagcggtggtgtaggaatgttctaaaatggcgtctgcaagtgacatccgtcagaaacaacgtgcagtgattgaatttctcgtagcagaggaagaaaccgtgggcaatatccataaacgcttgtgcaacgtctgcggagcatctgcagtcgataggagtactgttggtcgctgggcacagagggtgaaagcatcagagggcggtgctgcggagctccgagatttgccgcggtcgggaaggcctcccacggctgtcacgcctgacatgttgcagcgggctgatgttcttattcgacgggatcgacgcattacgactcgacaattggcactggagttgtcagtaagcaaaggaagtgtggatgtgattatcaatcagcttggatactcaaaagtgtgtgcaagatgggttcctcggtgtcttactgtcgatcacaaatcccaaagaaaagacatttctttcgatttgttgcgacgctttcacgttgacggggaggcctttttgtcacggattgtgacaggtgatgaaacttgggtgcatcattttgagcccgaaacaaaaagacaatcgatggaatggcgtcatgcttattctccacagaagaaaaaattcaaaacaggtccttcagtcggaaaagtcatgatgactgtgttttgggattgcgagggcgtaattctcattgatgtgatgccaaaaggcagtaccattaattcagaggcttatgtcaaaacattagacaaacttaagcagcgcttccggcgccttgggcgtcatgttaacccacaggatgttttgattcagcatgataacgctcgtcctcacacaagtttgaggacttgtgaacacatcgcgaaactgggttggatagtgttaccccatccaccctacagccccgatttggctccttcagactttcacttgtttgggccaatgaagaatttcattcgtggaagacgttttgccgatgacgaagaagtgattcacgaagtgacaacctggctccgtaggcagagtaaagatttttaccagcagggaatacacgctcttgtgtctcgctggaaaaaggccgtcgaacttgaaggagattatgtggaaaaataaagcaagtagacaaaacatcagtctttcacatatgtaaatttgattgttgtggaataaatacttctggagaaaaaaaatatggggcattatttactgggcaaccctcgtagttgtGACGTAATCGCCAGTATGTCTTATTTGTGTGTGGTATCATTTCTTACTTCACATGTAGACCTCTGTCTAAGCCGTTCAACAATTCACACACAAAAGAATAACACTGTAACACCTTTGTCACATCATCTAAATTAAAATTGTGATTTGACATTTGTAATGGTGATAAACAGATGTTATTTATTATGAGCAGGTTTTCAGCATATCTGACTGTCATCAGGTAATAACTCACCTCCACTACAGGAGACAATTAAATATTAGTGGGACAGCTGCAGTTGGCTATATGCATGGTGAATGATGGGAAGTAATCATGAGTCTATTGTCAGTAGTCAGTCAGAATGCTCATTCATAAGTTCCTGTGTTTGTTAAATAAAGTTAGCTGGGATGTTCCTCTATTAGGTGAAACTTTAACCACATTGTGAGACTTTTCACCAAAATCAGAAATAACGCAAACAAATATGTTATTGCAATGATGAACTTACATCTCAGGCTAAGCTACATGTTGTCTATTATAGCAATCATGTTTTCCTGGTGAGATTTGTTGgctttgccaagtcacaacagaattGTCACAGTCCTTTCTAACTTAGACCTCAGGCATCACTACAGGCCAGTTTGTCAGTGCATCTAGTTTGCTTCTATTCACATTTATTGGCTTTGCCAGCTCACAATCAAATTATCACATTCCAACCTAATTTACGCCTTAGCCTACACTACAGTTCATTCTGACAGCATATTtggttttcttcttgctttccatatcaaaaacaaatttaattcaTTTGTGTCTTCTGTCGACAGAAATTGTTAGATTCATCGATTCTGATTGGCTACCTCATACTACCATCTTATTGGCTGTGACCAAAAGAACCAGATTGCCAACAGAGCATGTAGTGGAAGAGCCTGGTACACCATAATTGCACTTAgccgaaaataattttgtttggttTCTATAAGAAGCTGCAGGTTCAACAGTTCAACATTATTACAAAAAGTTTGGGTTGAAACATCTGAATGTTGTAGCTTCTCAAGGAACAAATAAGTACAAATTTTACTCATGTGTCAGCTGCTAGCTTGCCTTGACATTGGAAGGGAGGCATTCAGCCATAATATCTGACTAGAATTATTGATTCCTAGAATATTAGAACTTTTTACGGCAAAATGTCTTTGATCTTCAGATGTAATCTTGTGCTAATTACAATTAATGGCAAGTGTACACAAGTGAAACTGTGGTTAATGTTGAACTAGTAATAGTGATTCATTCCAGAAATTTTTTGCCTGGCCCTCAATGAAGCAGCTGAAGGTGGCTCATCACCACCTGAGGTTTTCTGTCTCATTGCACCTTGTACGTACAATCTACAGCATGTGCTGTATCTCACACTTTAGCAagcataaaattatttgtttttgtagTGTGAGTTTCAGTGCAATATATTCACAACAAACCCAATTAATACTGCAGAACACTATTGATGTGTTAATTGCTAGTGGAGGTTGCGAGTGAGGAACACACAATTTGCCATCATATTAAAATTTACCTGAAAGCTTTGAGTATGAGGGTtgttaaaaatgtatttattgACTTAAGTTTTCTTGAAGTGCTAGTATTATTGATGAGATTATACATATGAAATTTTGCATATTTGAAACTAACAAGTGTCATGATCGATAGAAAATAGTGTGTTTGCTGGAGAAACATTGTTTGCTTTAATTTTGATAGAGGCAGCTGGAACTATTTGTGCTGTGTATGCAAAGAGTACCATCGTTTAAATCAAGCCAAAAAGTGGTTTTCTCGTTTCAGGGAAGGTAGTTTTGATGTGAGTGATTCTCTGCATTCAGGAAGACTTAAGGGAGATCAGTGTGCTTTGAATAAGACCATTTAAATTTTCAGTCTGTTAtgaccatatcagtgtactcagtaATTGGCAGGTGTGAACTGTGACCATTTCTCATCTGTGTCCACTCAGTAGCCCCGATCCGAAAGTTAGGTGCATGGGTACTGCCATACCTGCATTTTTGCTTCTGAAGAACAAGTGTTCCTACCCAGTGTCATTATTGATGATGAGCTATGGTGCATTTAAGTTAACttcaacagaaaaaattaatttctgaGCCTCAGCAGAAATCATCTCTCCATGCAGAGACCAATGTACATCCGCAACAGACGTTGTTATGCATCTCGTGGCACAAAGATGATAATGAGTACTAGAAATTGCTTCCCAGAGGTGTGACAGTCACAACCGAGATTTGTTGTCAGCATCTAGCACACTTTGtagttacaatttaagaaaaacaacCAAGAAGATGGTATCAAGTGTTGCTACTGCACAATCATGCCAACCTACTCTCTGCTGATTTGACAAAGTAAGCTGTCCTGGAGTTTGAAGCAatttattttgattaaataaaaagaaacttggAAAATAACCAGCTCAAAGCTTTATGAATTAGCAAGACATTATACACTTTCGACATTGACACAGACTGAGGTTAACTGTTACATGGGTCACCAGATCTGAAGATACTTATGaaaaataactggaactgatcttaACATCTGCATTTGTACAAAGCAGGCCATGTGAcagtgtgtgtggtggagggtacttctggtaccacattTTCTTCTCCCTCTTCCTTTCGTGTTTCATTAATGAATGACATTGGGAACAGTGATTGTAGATAAACTTTATTATGATCTCTAATTTGcaactttttttttgtcgtggtcgTTTTACGAAATACATATGGGAGGAAATTTTGCTGACTCCTCTTGCATTTTCAACAGCAAACCTGTATGATGTGCAGTGCCTCTCTTGAAGAATCTGACACTGTTGTAGTTTGCTGAGCATCCCTGTAATGCTCTTGTGCAGACTAAAGAATCTGGtggcaaaatgtgctgctcttccttCGATCTTTTGTACACCTATTAATCCTAATCTGTAAAAGTGCCCCGGACTGATGAGAGAAACAC from Schistocerca nitens isolate TAMUIC-IGC-003100 chromosome 5, iqSchNite1.1, whole genome shotgun sequence includes these protein-coding regions:
- the LOC126259197 gene encoding calcium load-activated calcium channel, coding for MWADTLLILFISVCTALLGEGLTWLMVYRTEKYQKLKAEVERQSKRLEKRKEAHGDSFDKQHKKKIEREEEKLKNNNRDLSLVKMKSVFAIGFAFTALLSMFNSIFDGRVVARLPFVPISWIQGLSHRNLPGDDYTECSFIFLYILCTMSIRQNIQKLLGFAPSRTASKQSGGLFGPPPQQFK